The Microbacterium limosum genome contains a region encoding:
- the gatC gene encoding Asp-tRNA(Asn)/Glu-tRNA(Gln) amidotransferase subunit GatC — MSEITPELVRHLGVLARIQLTDDEVQTLTGQLDVIVDNIAKVSQVATPDVPATSHPVPLENVFRPDEVADTLTRDQVLQNAPDSADGRFRVTAILGEEQ; from the coding sequence GTGTCTGAAATCACCCCCGAACTCGTGCGCCATCTGGGCGTGCTCGCACGGATACAGCTGACCGACGACGAGGTGCAGACCCTGACGGGCCAGCTCGATGTGATCGTCGACAACATCGCGAAGGTGTCGCAGGTGGCCACGCCCGACGTGCCCGCCACGAGCCACCCCGTGCCGCTCGAGAACGTCTTCCGCCCCGACGAGGTCGCCGACACGCTCACGCGCGACCAGGTCCTGCAGAACGCCCCCGATTCCGCCGACGGCCGCTTCCGGGTCACGGCGATCCTGGGGGAGGAGCAGTGA
- the gatA gene encoding Asp-tRNA(Asn)/Glu-tRNA(Gln) amidotransferase subunit GatA produces MSDITRLTAADLSDKLAAGELSSVEVTRAHLARILDVDADVHAFLHVNERAEQIAAEIDRRRASGETMHALAGVPLAIKDVLVTTDMPSTSGSRILEGYMSPFDATVVSRARAAGMVPLGKTNMDEFAMGSSTEHSAYGPTRNPWDLDRIPGGSGGGSAAAVAAFEAPLALGSDTGGSIRQPAHVTGTVGMKPTYGGVSRYGAIALASSLDQVGPVTRTVRDAGLLHDVIGGHDPHDSTSLRHDWPSFAEAALEGARGDVLKGLRLGVIRELPDSGFQAGVAASFHGALDALAAHGAEIVEISAPHFEYGVAAYYLILPAEASSNLAKFDSVRFGMRVTPHAGATVEEVMAATREAGFGPEVKRRIILGTYALSAGYYDAYYGSAQKVRTLIQRDFDAAFGQVDVIATPSAPTTAFRLGERIDDPLQMYLNDVTTIPANLAGVPGISIPTGLAEEDGLPVGIQFLAPVREDARLYRVGAALESLLESSWGAPLLDRAPALTPGGTR; encoded by the coding sequence GTGAGCGACATCACCCGCCTCACCGCCGCGGACCTCTCCGACAAGCTCGCCGCCGGTGAGCTCTCGAGCGTCGAGGTGACGCGCGCCCACCTGGCGCGCATCCTGGACGTCGATGCCGACGTCCACGCGTTCCTGCACGTGAACGAGCGGGCCGAGCAGATCGCCGCCGAGATCGATCGGCGGCGGGCCTCGGGGGAGACGATGCACGCGCTCGCGGGCGTTCCGCTCGCCATCAAGGACGTGCTCGTCACGACCGACATGCCCTCCACGAGCGGCTCACGCATCCTCGAGGGGTACATGTCGCCCTTCGACGCGACCGTCGTGTCGCGGGCTCGCGCCGCGGGGATGGTTCCCCTCGGCAAGACGAACATGGACGAGTTCGCGATGGGCTCCTCGACGGAGCACTCCGCCTACGGCCCGACGCGCAACCCCTGGGATCTCGACCGCATCCCCGGCGGCTCCGGCGGCGGCTCCGCCGCGGCGGTCGCCGCATTCGAGGCGCCGCTGGCCCTCGGCAGCGACACCGGCGGGTCGATCCGGCAGCCCGCCCACGTGACCGGCACGGTCGGCATGAAGCCGACCTACGGGGGCGTCAGCCGCTACGGCGCGATCGCGCTGGCCTCCAGCCTCGATCAGGTCGGTCCCGTCACGCGCACGGTCCGCGACGCGGGCCTGTTGCACGATGTCATCGGCGGGCACGATCCGCACGATTCGACGTCGCTGCGTCACGACTGGCCGTCGTTCGCCGAGGCCGCCCTCGAGGGCGCCCGCGGGGACGTGCTCAAGGGTCTGCGACTCGGCGTGATCCGTGAGCTGCCCGACAGCGGATTCCAGGCCGGCGTCGCCGCCTCTTTCCACGGCGCGCTGGACGCGCTCGCCGCGCACGGTGCCGAGATCGTCGAGATCAGCGCCCCCCACTTCGAGTACGGGGTCGCCGCCTACTACCTGATCCTTCCCGCGGAGGCCTCGAGCAACCTCGCGAAGTTCGACTCGGTGCGCTTCGGCATGCGGGTGACCCCGCACGCGGGCGCCACGGTCGAGGAGGTCATGGCGGCCACGCGCGAGGCCGGCTTCGGACCCGAGGTGAAGCGCCGCATCATCCTCGGCACCTATGCCCTCTCGGCCGGCTACTACGACGCGTACTACGGCAGCGCGCAGAAGGTGCGCACGCTCATCCAGCGCGACTTCGACGCCGCGTTCGGCCAGGTGGATGTCATCGCGACGCCCTCCGCGCCGACGACGGCCTTCCGCCTCGGCGAGCGCATCGACGACCCGCTGCAGATGTACCTCAACGACGTCACGACGATCCCGGCCAACCTCGCGGGCGTGCCGGGGATCTCGATCCCGACGGGCCTCGCCGAAGAGGACGGCCTGCCCGTCGGCATCCAGTTCCTCGCCCCCGTCCGCGAGGACGCCCGCCTGTACCGTGTCGGCGCCGCCCTCGAGTCGCTGCTCGAATCGTCGTGGGGCGCACCGCTGCTGGACCGCGCCCCTGCTCTGACTCCCGGAGGAACCCGCTGA
- the gatB gene encoding Asp-tRNA(Asn)/Glu-tRNA(Gln) amidotransferase subunit GatB: MAAAKLMDFDRALELFEPVLGFEVHVELNTATKMFSSAGNPAHDANHGAAPNTLVAPVDMGLPGALPVVNEEAVRSSISLGLALGCQIAPSSRFARKNYFYPDLGKNYQISQYDEPIAFEGRVVVELEDGTEVGIDIERAHMEEDAGKLTHVGGSTGRIQGAEYSLVDYNRAGVPLVEIVTKPIVGAEHRAPEIAKAYVQTIRDIVRALGISEARMERGNLRCDANVSLRPRGQEKFGTRTETKNVNSMRSVERAVRYEIQRQAAILEAGGTITQETRHWHEDTGRTSPGRPKSDADDYRYFPEPDLLPVVPAPELVEQLRAALPEAPAARRRRLKSEWGFTDLEFQDVANGGILPEVEATIAAGASPAAARKWWTGEIARIANAQDREAGELVSPADVAALQGLVDAGTLTDKLARQVLEGVIAGEGTPQEVVDARGLAVVSDDGALIAAIDEALTAQPDVLAKIRDGKVQAAGAIIGAVMKAMKGQADAARVRELILERAAQA, translated from the coding sequence ATGGCCGCCGCGAAGCTGATGGACTTCGACCGTGCGCTCGAGCTCTTCGAGCCCGTGCTCGGGTTCGAGGTGCATGTAGAGCTGAACACCGCGACGAAGATGTTCTCGTCGGCGGGCAACCCCGCCCACGACGCGAACCACGGCGCCGCCCCGAACACGCTCGTGGCCCCCGTGGACATGGGCTTGCCGGGTGCCCTGCCGGTCGTCAACGAGGAGGCCGTGCGGTCCTCCATCAGTCTCGGTCTGGCGCTCGGCTGCCAGATCGCGCCGTCGAGCCGATTCGCGCGGAAGAACTACTTCTACCCCGACCTCGGTAAGAACTACCAGATCAGCCAGTACGACGAGCCCATCGCCTTCGAGGGGCGCGTCGTGGTCGAGCTCGAGGACGGCACCGAGGTCGGCATCGACATCGAGCGCGCCCACATGGAGGAGGATGCCGGAAAGCTGACCCACGTCGGCGGGTCGACCGGCCGCATCCAGGGGGCGGAGTATTCGCTCGTCGACTACAACCGCGCCGGCGTGCCGCTGGTGGAGATCGTGACGAAGCCGATCGTGGGCGCAGAGCACCGTGCGCCCGAGATCGCGAAGGCCTATGTCCAGACGATCCGCGACATCGTCCGGGCGCTCGGCATCTCCGAGGCGCGCATGGAGCGCGGCAACCTGCGCTGCGACGCGAACGTGTCGCTGCGTCCTCGCGGGCAGGAGAAGTTCGGCACGCGCACCGAGACGAAGAACGTCAACTCGATGCGGTCGGTCGAGCGGGCCGTGCGATACGAGATCCAGCGTCAGGCCGCCATCCTCGAGGCGGGCGGCACCATCACGCAGGAGACGCGGCACTGGCACGAGGACACCGGGCGCACCTCGCCCGGTCGCCCGAAGTCGGACGCGGATGACTACCGGTACTTCCCCGAGCCCGACCTGCTCCCCGTCGTGCCGGCACCCGAGCTCGTCGAGCAGCTGCGAGCAGCGCTGCCGGAGGCGCCCGCGGCCCGTCGTCGCCGTCTGAAGAGCGAATGGGGCTTCACCGATCTCGAGTTCCAGGACGTCGCCAACGGCGGAATCCTCCCCGAGGTGGAGGCGACGATCGCGGCCGGTGCATCTCCCGCCGCGGCCCGCAAGTGGTGGACGGGTGAGATCGCCCGCATCGCGAACGCGCAGGACCGCGAGGCGGGCGAGCTCGTCTCGCCGGCGGATGTCGCGGCGCTGCAGGGGCTCGTGGATGCCGGAACCCTCACCGACAAGCTCGCCCGCCAGGTGCTGGAGGGCGTCATCGCGGGGGAAGGGACGCCGCAGGAGGTCGTGGACGCGCGCGGTCTCGCGGTCGTCTCCGACGACGGCGCGCTCATCGCCGCGATCGACGAGGCATTGACGGCGCAGCCCGACGTGCTCGCGAAGATCCGCGACGGCAAGGTGCAGGCCGCCGGCGCGATCATCGGCGCGGTCATGAAGGCCATGAAGGGTCAGGCGGACGCCGCGCGCGTGCGCGAGCTCATCCTGGAACGCGCCGCGCAGGCGTGA